A region of the Roseovarius nanhaiticus genome:
CGCGTCATGGTGATTGACCGGGACGAGCCGAAGCTCGAGACGGCACGCAGTTTGGGGGCCGAGGTCACAGTGGTCGCCGGCGCGGATGCGGGCGCCCGGATCAAGGCGGCGGGCGGCGCCGATGTGGTGCTGAACTTCGCGCCCAGCCCGGCGATCTGGGACACGGTCGAGGCGGCGGTGAACCCGATGGCCGATATCGTCGCCATCGCAATGGTGCATGACCCTATGCCGCTGTCGATGATGTGGTTGATCGACGGGGGGCACCGCGTCTTTGGCTCGTCCGTCGGATCGCGGCAGGAGTTGGCGGATTTCCTGGCGTTTGCCGCCGTGCATCCGTTGAATGTCGATGTCGAGGCGATCCGCTTTGACGACGTGAATGCGGCGCTGGACCGGCTGAAGGCCGGTTCGGTGGCGGGCCGGCTCTGCATCGATTTTGCGCTGTAACGGAGAGACATCATGACACGTATCGCCGTTTTCCAGATGTCCGCGGCCATCGACGCCGCCGACCGACCCGCGCGCATCGTCTTTGCGATGAAGGAGGCCGCGGGCGCGGGCGCGCGCCTGATGATCGCGCCCGAGTTAGCCCTGTCGAGCTACGGGCGCGGCGCGATTCTGGCCGAGGAGGCGCAGGCGCCGAATGGCGCCTGGGCGCGGATGCTGGGCGAGGCCGCCGCGGCGCACGGGATCAGCGTCATCGCTGGCTTTCCCGAAGCCGCGGGCGACGCGCGCCATATCAGCGCATTGATGATCGACCGAACGCGTCCTGATGCGCCGCAAATCTATCGCAAAGGATGCCTTTATGGCGATTACGAGCGCGGCATCTTTGCTCCTGCCGGACCCACGACAGTTTTGATGCGCATGGAAGGTTTGAGTGTGGGCTGCCTCATCTGCTACGATGTGGAATTTCCCGAAAACGTGCGCCGCCTTGCCGTGGCGGGCGCAGATCTGGTCGCGGTGCCGACCGCGCTGCCCAAGGGGGCGCCAGGGGAGTTCATCGCGCGCCACACGATCCGCGCGCGCGCCTTCGAAAGCCAGGTTTTCGTGGCCTATGCCGATAATGCCGACCGCGATGAAGGATTCGAGTACCAGGGCCTGTCGTCCATCGCCGCGCCCGACGGTAGCGTTCTGGCCGAGGCAGGCGTGACGGGCGATGCGCTGATCTATGCCGATATCGAGCCCGCGGCTTTTGCCGCATCGCGTGAAGCGAACCCGTATCTTGAGGACGCGGCACGCCAAGGTCTGATATAAAAGCGGCGAAACGCAACCGTAGGAGAGTGCAGATGGACCCGATCAAATCCGCCGATCGGCGCGTGGCCAATATTTATACCGCAGCGTTCCGACCCATCGAGACCGACGGCAAGCCCGATGGCGAGGTGCTGCAACTGAACGATGCCAAGCCTTTGGGCGCCGGATTCTATGTCTATCGCATGGCGCCGGGCCAAACGACCGTTGCGCATCGCCACAAGGGCGACGAGGAATTCCTGATCATTGAGGGCGATCTGACCGACAATGACGGCACAGAATACGGGCCCGGCGATCTGGTCTGGCTGCGCGATGGTACGGAACATCATTCCACCACCAAGGGCGGCTGCCTGATCGCGGTCTTTGCCGAGATGCCCGATGATTTTCCCTAACTGTCCGCGACCTGCCCGGCGCTCACGTTTTCGCGCCTTGCAATAAGGGCCGCACGGCCATAGGTTCCGCGAAATTCCGCGGGGGCGGCCCCGCTTTCATTTAGGAGACTCCCCATGGAAGGCGGTTCCGCGTTCGCGCAGTTCATTCCCCTGATTCTGATCTTTGCGATCATGTATTTCCTGCTCATCCGTCCGCAGCAGAAAAAGCTGAAAAATCACCGCGCGATGGTTGAGGCCCTGCGCCGCGGCGATGAGGTGGTCACCCAAGGCGGACTGATCGGCAAGGTCTCCAAGGTCAAGGATAACGACGAGGTCGAGGTCGAGCTGAGCCAAGGCGTGAAGGTACGCGTGGTCAAGTCGACCATCGCGCAGGTCGTCTCCAAGACCGAGCCCGCCGAAGGCGCTGCCAAGGGCTGATTTCAGTCCGGCACGTTTCAGCGCACCCCTACGACCAGCCCCAGCAAAGGCGCCCAAATGCTTCAGATCGACCTGTGGAAACGTATTTGTATCTGGGGTGTCGTCGCCCTCGGCATCCTTTTGGCGATGCCGAATGCCTTTTATGACCGGGTCGAAACGCATAACGACGCGGTTCAGGCGGTCGAGCGGGGGGTGGATCCGGCGCAGGTGGACGAGGCGCTGAACGCCTGGCCCGATTTTTTGCCCAGCGGGCTGGTCAATCTGGGCCTCGATCTGCGCGGTGGCGCGCATCTGCTGGCCGAAGTTCAGGTCGAGGATGTTTATCAGTCGCGCATCGAGGGTATGTGGCCCGCGGTGCGCGATCTCTTGCGCGAACGGCGCGACGAGGTGGGCACCATCCGGCTGGAGCCGACTGAGGGGCCCGAACTGGTCGTTCGTCTCAATGAGCGTCCGGAACAGGCCGACCGGGCCGCGGCCCTTGTCCGCACGCTGGCCAGCCCCGTCACCAGCCTGACGGCGGCGGGCGCCGATGACATTGAGGTGACGATCCGCGATGGCGCCATTGTCGTGCGTCTGTCGGAGGCCGAGCAGCGCGCCACGGACGAGCGTACCGTCCGCCAGGCACTGGAAATCATCCGCCGCCGCATCGACGAGGTCGGCACACGCGAGCCGACGATCCAGCGTCAGGGCAGCGACCGTATCCTGATCCAGGTGCCCGGAATCGGCAGCGCGACGGAATTGAAGGACATCATCGGCACCACCGCACAGCTGACCTTCCAGCCGGTTGTAGGCCGCGCGTCCTCGGCCAACGAGCGCGCGGGCGCGGGCAACGAAGTGCTGCCGTCGCTTAACGAAGAGGGCGTGTTCTATGTGCTGGAGCGCGCGCCGGTCGTCACCGGCGACGAGTTGACCGATGCGCAGCCAGATTTCGACCAGAACGGGCGGCCCGCCGTGTCATTCCGCTTCAACCCCACGGGCGCGCGCAGCTTTGGCGATTATACCGCCGCCAATATCGGCAGCCCCTTCGCCATCGTCCTCGACGACGAGGTCATCAGCGCCCCCGTGATCCAGAGCCACATCCCCGGCGGCTCGGGCATCATCACGGGCAATTTCTCGGTCGAAGAGAGCACGAACCTCGCCGTTCTGCTGCGCGCGGGCGCCCTGCCGGCTGGCCTCGAATTCCTCGAAGAACGGACCATCGGACCGGAACTTGGCGCCGACAGCATCGAAGCGGGCAAGATCGCCTGCATTGTCGGATTTGGTCTTGTTCTGGTCTTTATGTTTGCCAGCTACGGCCTCTTCGGTCTTTTTGCCAATATTGCGCTGATCATCAACATCGGCCTCATGTTTGGTCTGCTCAGCCTGATCGGCGCTACGCTGACGCTGCCGGGGATCGCGGGCATCGTGCTGACCATCGGTATGGCCGTCGACGCCAATGTTCTGATCTTCGAGCGTATCCGCGAAGAAATGAAGACGGCCAAGGGCGCCGCCCGCGCGATCGAACTGGGCTATGAAAAGGCGCTCAGCGCCATTGTAGACGCCAACATCACGACGCTGATCACGGCCGTGATCCTATTTGCCATGGGGTCGGGGCCGGTGCGCGGCTTTGCCATCACGCTGGGCCTTGGCATCATCACCTCGGTCTTTACAGCGATCTTCATCACGCGCCTCATCGTCGTCATGTGGTTCGAGCGCAAGCGCCCCAAAACAGTGCTTCAGGGCCGCTCGCTCAAGCTGGTCAAAGCCGAGACCAACGTGAATTTCCTGGGCCGATGGAAGCTGTCCCTCGGGCTGTCGGGTCTCTTCATCCTGGTCGCGCTTGGCTCTTTCATGCTGCAGGGGCTGAACTTCGGAATCGACTTCCGCGGCGGCACGACCATCCGAACGCAAAGCGAGCAGCCCGTCGATATCGGGCAATACCGCGCAGCCATGCAGACGCTGGATCTGGGCGATATAAGCATTACCGAAGTGTTCGACCCCACCTTCGGCCCCGAGCAGAACGTGGCTATGGTGCGCATTCAGGCGCAGGACGATGTCGAGGCGGTAACCCCAGAAACCATCGCCGCTGTCGAGGCCGCGCTGCAAGAGGCGGTGCCCGATATCACCTTCACCTCGGTCGAGAGTGTCGGGCCCAAAGTCTCGGGCGAGCTCATCCAGACGGCGGCGATTGCCGTGATGCTCGCGATCGGGGCCGTGCTGGTCTATATCTGGCTGCGCTTTGAATGGCAGTTTGCGCTGGGCGCTGTCGCGGCACTGGTGCATGACGTGATTCTGACCATCGGCGTCTTTTCGGAATTGCAGCTGCAATTCGATCTGGCGACCATTGCGGCGCTGCTGACCATCGTCGGCTATTCTCTGAACGATACGGTGATCGTCTTTGACCGGGTCCGAGAAAACCTGCGCAAATACAAGGCCAAGCCGCTGCTCGAAGTGCTGAACCTCTCGATCAACGAGACGCTCAGCCGCACGATCATGACGTCGTTCACCACCATGCTGGCATTGTTGGCGCTCTACTTCCTTGGCGGGGACGTGATCAGAGGGTTCGTCTTTGCCATGATGTGGGGCATCGTTGTCGGGACTTACAGCTCGATCTTCGTCGCGGCGGTCTTCCTGATGTGGCTGGGGGTCAAGCGCGACTGGTCCAAGTCTGACGCGAATTCCGGCAACCAGTTTGCCAATGTCGATGCCTGAGACTCTCGCCCCGGCCGTGGCCGGGGCGCTTGCGCATCCCGGCTTTTGGTGGCTGGCGGTGACGCTGGCCGCAGCGGGGATCGTGCGCGGCTTCACCGGGTTTGGCTCGGCACTGATTTTCGTGCCCATCGCAGGGATATTCCTGCCGCCCGTCCATGTCATCGCCATCATCGCACTGGTCGAGATCGCCAGCATCGGCGCGCTGGTGCCGCGTGCCTGGGCGCATGCGGATCGCGGTCAGGTGGGGCTTTTGGTCCTTGCCGCGTTGCCGACAGTGCCGCAGGGCCTTTGGATCATGGATGCGCTGGACGCGACCATCGTGCGATGGATCGTCGCGGCCTTCGCGGGCGGCACGTTGATCGCGCTGATTTCGGGCTGGCATTACGCGGGCCGCATCACGTTGCCGGTCGTGGTCGCCATCGGCGCGGTCGCGGGGCTCTTGGGCGGCATGACGGGCCTCACTGGGCCGGTCGTCGTGCTATTCTACCTTGCGGGTGGGCGCGTGGCGAAAACGGTGCGCGCGAATACGATCCTCTTTCTGGGGGCGATGGACCTTGTCATCGTGGGCAACCTGCTGCTGCGCGGATTTGCGGATATGTCGATCATCTGGCTGGCCGCGGTCCTGTCGGTGCCCTACTTTACGGGCATGATAACCGGTCAAGCGTTGTTTCAACCCTCGTACGAGGCGCTTTATCGCCGCGCAGCGCTGACGGTGATCGCGCTGGCCGTCTTGGCGGGCCTGCCGATCTGGCAATAAGGAGAGACGCGATGCAATTGAACGAAGTCACCTTTGCCGAGGCCACCCCGATCGACGGCTACGGCCCCGGCTTTTTCCGGGTCGGCGGTCAGGTCATGCGGGGCGCCGCCATCGTCACCGAGACTGGCGCGAGGCACTGGGCAGGTTTCGAGGATGCGCAGCCGCTGCTGGACCTGCTGGGCGATATCGACGTCATCTTTGTCGGCACCGGCCCCGAAATCGCGCATATCCCCGAAGGTCTGCGCGGGCAGCTCGAAGAGGCCGGGATCGGCGTCGAGACGATGAGCACGCCCGCCGCCTGCCGCACCTATAATGTCCTGCTATCCGAAGGTCGCCGCGTGGCCGCTGCGGTATTGCCGGTCTGAACGCGCGACCCTTGGCGCATCCGCTTCCTTCGGTCCGCGCGATGCGCTAAGCCTG
Encoded here:
- a CDS encoding nitrilase-related carbon-nitrogen hydrolase, whose product is MTRIAVFQMSAAIDAADRPARIVFAMKEAAGAGARLMIAPELALSSYGRGAILAEEAQAPNGAWARMLGEAAAAHGISVIAGFPEAAGDARHISALMIDRTRPDAPQIYRKGCLYGDYERGIFAPAGPTTVLMRMEGLSVGCLICYDVEFPENVRRLAVAGADLVAVPTALPKGAPGEFIARHTIRARAFESQVFVAYADNADRDEGFEYQGLSSIAAPDGSVLAEAGVTGDALIYADIEPAAFAASREANPYLEDAARQGLI
- a CDS encoding cupin domain-containing protein — protein: MDPIKSADRRVANIYTAAFRPIETDGKPDGEVLQLNDAKPLGAGFYVYRMAPGQTTVAHRHKGDEEFLIIEGDLTDNDGTEYGPGDLVWLRDGTEHHSTTKGGCLIAVFAEMPDDFP
- the yajC gene encoding preprotein translocase subunit YajC, which produces MEGGSAFAQFIPLILIFAIMYFLLIRPQQKKLKNHRAMVEALRRGDEVVTQGGLIGKVSKVKDNDEVEVELSQGVKVRVVKSTIAQVVSKTEPAEGAAKG
- the secD gene encoding protein translocase subunit SecD, whose translation is MLQIDLWKRICIWGVVALGILLAMPNAFYDRVETHNDAVQAVERGVDPAQVDEALNAWPDFLPSGLVNLGLDLRGGAHLLAEVQVEDVYQSRIEGMWPAVRDLLRERRDEVGTIRLEPTEGPELVVRLNERPEQADRAAALVRTLASPVTSLTAAGADDIEVTIRDGAIVVRLSEAEQRATDERTVRQALEIIRRRIDEVGTREPTIQRQGSDRILIQVPGIGSATELKDIIGTTAQLTFQPVVGRASSANERAGAGNEVLPSLNEEGVFYVLERAPVVTGDELTDAQPDFDQNGRPAVSFRFNPTGARSFGDYTAANIGSPFAIVLDDEVISAPVIQSHIPGGSGIITGNFSVEESTNLAVLLRAGALPAGLEFLEERTIGPELGADSIEAGKIACIVGFGLVLVFMFASYGLFGLFANIALIINIGLMFGLLSLIGATLTLPGIAGIVLTIGMAVDANVLIFERIREEMKTAKGAARAIELGYEKALSAIVDANITTLITAVILFAMGSGPVRGFAITLGLGIITSVFTAIFITRLIVVMWFERKRPKTVLQGRSLKLVKAETNVNFLGRWKLSLGLSGLFILVALGSFMLQGLNFGIDFRGGTTIRTQSEQPVDIGQYRAAMQTLDLGDISITEVFDPTFGPEQNVAMVRIQAQDDVEAVTPETIAAVEAALQEAVPDITFTSVESVGPKVSGELIQTAAIAVMLAIGAVLVYIWLRFEWQFALGAVAALVHDVILTIGVFSELQLQFDLATIAALLTIVGYSLNDTVIVFDRVRENLRKYKAKPLLEVLNLSINETLSRTIMTSFTTMLALLALYFLGGDVIRGFVFAMMWGIVVGTYSSIFVAAVFLMWLGVKRDWSKSDANSGNQFANVDA
- a CDS encoding sulfite exporter TauE/SafE family protein, with translation MSMPETLAPAVAGALAHPGFWWLAVTLAAAGIVRGFTGFGSALIFVPIAGIFLPPVHVIAIIALVEIASIGALVPRAWAHADRGQVGLLVLAALPTVPQGLWIMDALDATIVRWIVAAFAGGTLIALISGWHYAGRITLPVVVAIGAVAGLLGGMTGLTGPVVVLFYLAGGRVAKTVRANTILFLGAMDLVIVGNLLLRGFADMSIIWLAAVLSVPYFTGMITGQALFQPSYEALYRRAALTVIALAVLAGLPIWQ
- a CDS encoding Mth938-like domain-containing protein; translation: MQLNEVTFAEATPIDGYGPGFFRVGGQVMRGAAIVTETGARHWAGFEDAQPLLDLLGDIDVIFVGTGPEIAHIPEGLRGQLEEAGIGVETMSTPAACRTYNVLLSEGRRVAAAVLPV